One Nicotiana sylvestris chromosome 12, ASM39365v2, whole genome shotgun sequence genomic window carries:
- the LOC138882798 gene encoding uncharacterized protein, with translation MTYLPASEVHFMSEGIYDHCPAVLNWEGGNTGHKKQFRYFNMWSLLPEFKTKVQKVWKTELKGTKIYKLVGKMNITKYVLQRLNKERFSVVEGNAEIAMARLINCQEKIQKDPRNADLINEEVSLLQESIKWKVAKEQFFTQKRDSKKGRQYICCDLVRRGPIVQQEQIDRLEEQFTEIEVKEALWSISGDKSLGPDGYESQFFKDCWLKRVLPTVVAENQSAFVKGRSIVQNILICQDLVKLYNGKKTTRSCLIKIDLKKAYDFVEWGFVEEMLHTLNFPPRFDK, from the exons ATGACATACTTGCCAGCATCAGAAGTTCACTTCATGAGTGAAGGAATCTATGACCACTGCCCGGCTGTATTAAATTGGGAAGGGGGGAACACAGGACACAAGAAGCAATTCAGATACTTTAATATGTGGAGCCTATTACCAGAATTCAAAACAAAAGTGCAAAAAGTTTGGAAAACTGAGTTGAAAGGCACCAAAATATATAAACTTGTGGGGAAgatgaatataacaaaatatgTTTTGCAAAGATTAAACAAGGAAAGGTTCTCTGTTGTTGAAGGGAATGCAGAAATAGCAATGGCAAGATTGATAAATTGTCAAGAGAAGATCCAGAAGGATCCAAGAAATGCTGATTTAATAAATGAGGAAGTTAGCCTGCTGCAAGAAAGCATTAAATGGAAGGTTGCTAAGGAGCAGTTTTTTACACAAAAGA GGGATTCTAAAAAAGGGAGACAATATATATGTTGTGATCTTGTTCGAAGAGGTCCTATAGTACAACAAGAACAGATAGATAGGTTGGAAGAACAATTCACTGAAATAGAAGTAAAGGAGGCACTATGGTCAATATCAGGAGACAAGTCCCTAGGGCCTGATGGCTATGAGAGCCAATTTTTCAAAGACTGTTG GCTAAAAAGAGTACTGCCTACAGTAGTTGCTGAGAACCAGAGTGCCTTTGTGAAAGGAAGAAGCATAGTACAAAATATTCTCATTTGTCAAGACCTGGTGAAATTGTACAACGGGAAGAAAACCACAAGAAGCTGTCTTATAAAGATAGACTTAAAGAAAGCATACGACTTTGTGGAATGGGGCTTTGTGGAAGAGATGCTACATACATTAAACTTTCCACCCAGATTTGACAAATAG
- the LOC138882799 gene encoding secreted RxLR effector protein 161-like — protein sequence MEASKVICTPIATVTRLDMDESRSSVSQTMYKGIIRSLLYLTASRPDIVFSVGLCARFQSNPKESHLKAAKRILRYLKGTQDLVLYYPSGDNFNLVRYADADYTGYLLDRKKYF from the coding sequence atggaagcatcaaaagtgataTGCACTCCCATTGCAACGGttactcgactggacatggatgagtCTAGATCTTCTGTGAGTCAAACTATGTATAAAGGCATTATTAGGTCTCTTCTCTACCTCACTGCCAGCAGACCTGATATTGTCTTTAGTGTGgggctatgtgcaaggtttcagtcaaatcccaaggaatctcatctgaaggctgccaaaagaattttgagatatctTAAGGGAACACAGGACCTTGTCCTGTACTACCCCTCAGGTGACAACTTTAATCTTGTTAggtatgctgatgctgactatACTGGTTATCTTTTGGATAGGAAAAAGTACTTCTAG
- the LOC138882800 gene encoding uncharacterized protein has protein sequence MTELVGSHTASIQKLEMQMRDLSREQNPKQKGTLPSDTIANPKDSGSGPTSHVMAITTRSGKVLQGGIEQVVEVEESEHEVEVEEPSVVQVEKVPEELKLQQENREEVKEKVKETPKTLPPIPRPPPPFLQRLARKVDDSKLEKFYDILKQLLVNISFVEAFHEMSGFAKYLKELITKKRTTKNEVVSVTHRVSSIIATSTVQKKEDPGAFIIPCTIGARDFARALCDNGASINLMPLAIYKQAGLGMSRTTSMRLQMADRSIKRPVGIVDDVLVKVGKFHLPADFVILDCAVDKEIPIILERPFPK, from the coding sequence ATGACCGAGCTTGTTGGTTCTCATACTGCAtccattcaaaaattggagatgcaaatgagagacctctctagggaacaaaatccgaagcaaaaagggacacttccaagtgacacaattgcgaaccccaagGATAGTGGGAGTGGTCCAACTTCTCATGTTATGGCGATTACTACTCGGAGTGGGAAGGTACTACAAGGAGGGATTGAACAAGTGGTTGAAGTTGAAGAGTCCGAACATGAAGTTGAGGTTGAAGAGCCAAGTGTTGTTCAAGTTGAAAAGGTTCCGGAAGAGTTGAAATTGCAACAAGAAAATCGGGAAgaggtaaaggaaaaggtaaaagagacaccaaaaactctaccacctattcctagacctcctcctccattccttcaaagacttgctaggaaggttgatgatagcaaactcgaAAAGTTCTATGACATTCTCAAGCAATTATTAGTGAATATTTcatttgtggaagcatttcacgagatgtcgggttttgctaaatatttgaaagaGTTGATTACCAAGAAGAGAACCACCAAAAATGAAGTGGTGAGTGTGACTCACcgggttagttccatcattgcaacatctaccgttcaaaagaaagaagatCCGGGAGCTTTTATCATTCCTTGTACTATTGGGGCACGTGATTTTGCAAGAGCCCTTTGTGATAATGGGGCTAGCATCAACTTGATGCCTCTTGCCATTTACAAGCAAGCAGGGTTAGGTATGTCAAGGACTACaagtatgagattgcaaatggccgatcGTTCCATAAAGAGACCGGTGGGAATTGTTGATGATGTACTTGTTAAAGTGGGAAAGTTTCATTTACCTGCCGATTTCGTAATCCTTGATTGTGCGgttgacaaagagatccctatcattttGGAGAGACCATTCCCAAAATGA